The genomic stretch GTTCCAAGAGCACACCTTCAAGAGGTTCGGTAGTACAAACCTGCCTCACTAAAACGGGTTTCTTCTGTTTATTAACTTCACTAGGTCTTGAACTCAATGGTTCCAAAGGTCTAATCTCTGTTGTACAAACAGCCCCATTCTCATCTTTAGCTCTCTTCTGGTGCTTTTCCATGGCAATATCTAAACTATTTGCTGGGGAAAGCATCCTTTTACTTGAAGCTGAGGATTCTTGCTGGGGGGAAAGTCTACCAACAGACATTTTCTGGGTTATGGACAGGGAATCTGGTGGAGAAAAATTCTGGCCCATCTCTGGGAAAACATTTTCACAAACAAGTTCCTTCTCTGGGTTTGGCAAAGCATTCTGGTGATCTTTTTGCAATTTTGGCATGGAGTTTTGGTCTTCGCTGATTGGCACCATGCTACAATTAGCCTGGCAAATTGGCTGGTTGGATAGATCTTGTGTCACCAGGATTTGTGGCAGAGGTGTGACTGTGGCAAAACAGTATGCTGGAACGTTACTCTGCAGATGCACAGGCAATGCAAACGATGTTGGCACCTTCTGTGCCTGACCACCGAGTGGCCCAAGCTTCAGTGGGGGTTGAGCACATGAATTAGGCATGGCATCTATTAATTTGGTTGGTAACGCTAATGAAGTCCCACGGTGGTCAGCCCCAACTGGATCCGAAAGAACTTGCTTTGGCAAAGAAAGTACAGGACTAGAAGAACAAGACTGGCTTGAAGTGAAAACCTGACAGTGAAGTTGGTATTTCGGAGCAAAGCAATCTTTACTTTTAGAAGACACACATAAATTGGGATTTGCATCTGGTTTGACACTCTGTGTAGACACTTGCAGAGACATCTGTGTGTTTTGATGGCCAAGGGGTGTGTGGATTTGATTTAACAAATTAATACCAAAAAGCTGTTGAACAGGAAAGATGTTAGTAGAGCTGGAACTGGAAGTTTCAGTTCGCTGATCCTTAACTTGAGTCTGGGAGTGCAAAGTATTTACAGGAAACTCGGCTAAAGATGCATTAGTGAGCTGAGGGCCCTGAAACGGTGCTGTGTTCGCACCAGGAAGAGCAACTGTTTGGAAAGATGGTGGGTTCACAGGAGACACATGACTATCTGGAGCTATGTTCAAAGATATCTGCCGCATGAGTGGACCTCTCCTTCTTTCTAAGAGAGGCACGTGCCCAGTGACCCCCATGCCAGAAGGGGACCTCAGGGGCTGCAATTCAACAGGTGGTGTTGTCTGAGGTGGGGTTATGCTTCCACAGTCGAATGATTTACTTCTGAAATCAGAGACCTCCATGGAGGTTTGCATGCAGCTAATCTGTTCTGAGGCAGCACGCCTCATTTCCCGGTGAGTTCCAGGAACATTAAGTGTGTTTGAGCCAGCTGGAATCATGAGAAAGTCTGCTCTGTTTAGAAAATCGATTTTGGAGGAAGCATCAGTTTTAGAAATATCCTCTACATCTAATGAAGCTGAGAAACTGGAAGTGTGAGATAAACTACTCTCCCTACTCAGACTCCTGGACAGAGTGGAGTCAAAACTTGACTCTGTTGAAGAATGCTCCATCTCGGCAAGACGGAGCCTCTTCTTTTTGGGTGGCAGCTTCTCTGTTGGCAACTTCGACAAGGTTTCACTACGCTGAGGCCAGCTGAACTTTTCGGATTTTTCCTGATCATAGCCTTGGGCTTCCAGGTCCCGATCCGGCTCTTCTGTGACTAGAATTTCTGGGACTTGGATGTTGTGTTGCCGAACTAGTCGGGAGGGCTGTCCCAGCACATGTCGTTCATTTGAACTCTTTCTCAGACCATCCTGAAGTTCTCCTCTTAGAGGATCTGATGACAGCACAGGCTGGTGAGGGTGAGGTGTATTCTGAGGAGGGAGGCCTTCCTCTAGGGCAATTCCTATTACTTTCAAAGGCCCAGGCTTCCCTGTTCTATTCAGCTCCTGGAAGGTAATGGGGGAACCTCTTTCAAAAGACTCAAGCTTGTCGAATGAATTGGGTCTGCTCAGTGAGTTTGTATGCTGAATGACTGAGATCCCGGTTCCCTGCCTCTTCAGCTCTGTCTTGTCCTGGGCAGTTGAACCAAGGTGTTGCTCAGAGATAGGGGACGGCTTTGGATCTGTGGTCTGCTCGGGGCCTCTGGCAACCAACTGGATTTGGGAGGTTTGCAACTGTATGTTTCTGTGCTGCTGGTCACTTGTTATTGCAATATTATGCTTAGACAGAGTGGAAGCGGGGCCCAGAGAATTCTGAAATGGAAGGCCTTCGGAGCTTTTTGGAGAAGCCCCCCTTTCGTGTTGCTGAAGTTCATCATCATCTCCAAcgcttttcattttcctcctttttctgacCTGGGGCGTCTGTTCCCACACCCCTGTGGAACCAGCAACTTTGTAGTGGAGAATCTGAGGCTGCGTGCTATTCGGCACAGGGCTGTGTTCAGATTCTCTCACAGCTACCTTTGTTTTTGGTCCGTGTAACTCTGAGCAGTAAAATTTCTTATGGTTTTCAAAATTCTCCAGTTTTCTATACCTGTTTCTACAGGTTTCACACTCAAACATGGTCCCTCGCCCCTGAtgggacttctttttttctaaatgcgAGCCTGGTGCCAATGACTTGTTCCTTGCCGATACAGTGTCACCAGTGGCACCACATCCTTGATAGCTCTCATCCAAGGACTGTCCAGTACCGAGCAGGTGATTTTCACTTGCTGAAGAGTCTTCAACCGCTGACTGTCTGACAAGGGTACGGGGATGTGCACTCTGGGGCACAGAAGTGTTAGGTCCTGACACAAAGACATCATCGTAGAAAGCGCCAATTTTGTCATCAAATGACTGGCTTCCTCtcagtgggtgggggggaggtatTATGCTCGCAGGTACTGCTGAATAACCTGTGGTAGGCATAGAGTTACTTCTTGTAATAGGCAAACAGTCAAGGGAAGGTACAGACAGAAGAAACACTTGCTTTGATTTTTCCGTAGGGGTGAAAGGGGACTTTGGTATATCAGAGCTTGAACTTGTTCTCCGTCCCATTGGTTTcaaatcaaactgaaaagaatctttaaaaatgtatgatttgGGGGAATCGATACTTCCTCGTCGTGAGAGAGAGGTTCTCCGTGGCTTTACACTATCCAGCTGCTTATCATCCACCAAGGCTTCGTTGTCGGAGATAAGCTTTGATATCCGTTCTTCAAGTGTTTTTGTTGCCAAGGGTGGGCGCATCTGACCTGGTAAAAGCAAtgctttttcatttgttgatAGAGTTGAGGGTGCTGGTGTATTGATACGAGGTGCAGAGGGCCCATTATTCTTATTTGAGTCTTGTTCCATGGTGGGTAACGTTCTGGCAAAGGGAGTCGGCGGACTCGCTGTCTGGTCAGCACTTTCAGAACGTGAAAAGTAACCAGAATCTGTACTTCCCAAGCTTCGAGGACTCAGCAGTTTTCCTTGTTGCTCTTGGGGGCAGTCCGTAGCCTGCTGCCTTTGTAGTTGGGCATGTACCGTTCCTATGTGTGGTTCTTGTTTCCCTTCTGGCTGACTCACATCCCCTTTTTGACGAGACTTCTCGTCAGTCTCTAGGGAGGATGTCCAGGCTGAGTGGGACAGTACACTGGCTCCCTGAAGGTCCTTCTGCTTCTGTGCACTGGACAGTTCAGCCTTGGAATCTGTAAGCTTTGGGCTGTCAACTCTTAAAGGGGACACGCTGATCGGGTGGACCACAACTTTTGGTAACTCTGTCACAGCTTGTGATTCTGAAGCTTTGTCTTGTAGTGAAAAGTCACCCACCACGTGGTCTGGTTTGCTTGGAACGGAGCTTGATTTTGGTAAAGCTTCagaatttgaaatcattttcattatttgcacAGGCTGCAGGTCCATGGAGGCCAGATCGTTCTGTCTTTCATCAGCAGCCCCCTCCTCATCACTCTCCCCACTGTCTTCTACGTCTGAGTGGATACTAAGTGCTTTGGGGGACTCCTGTGACAAGAACAAACCACCAGCATCCGGTTGTAAGACAAGACCCAGTTTGATAGTATGTGCATGGGATTTTTTGTGCTTGTACAGATTGCTTTTAGTCTTAAATGAAAATCCACAGGTCACACAGGGATAGGGTCGCTCTCCGGTATGGGAGCGGATGTGCTTTAAAAGCACGCTGGGCTTTGCACAAGCTCTATTGCAATActcacaaatatattttccttgttttttgggCTTCTGATCTTTCAGAAGAAGATTGCACATTTGTTCCACGCTATGGTTAACGACAGAGGCGACAGGAGTCGAATTATAAATTGGCAGGGGAGCTGACTGTGTAGAATGGGCTGGACTTACTGACATTGGTGAAGCAGAATCCATTTGCTGGTTTTGAGGAGTAACCTGAGTTCTACTGGAAGGTGAGGTCAGAGCCACAGATGACGTCACTGCTATATGATAAACCTGTTCGATTTTGGCATTCTCTTGATTTTGCAGATTTGCTAACGACCTCGTGAAAGCTGGACACACTGGAAGCTGCTGATTTTGTTGGTTAGGTTTAGAAACAAAGTGTTCGTGTTGATGGTATGACTGAGAAATTGACTGAACTGTGGCTTGCTCATTCTTCTGAGTGGCAGGCACATGCACTACGTATGAGGTACAAGGAGAAGGCTGTGATTCAGAAACAAATTCTTGCGGGGTCTGATTCGGGGCATCCGTTGAGCTGTTGTTTAACTGAGAAGGGGGTCGTACAGTTTTATTTGGTCTCAGTTTTTCAATCTTAACTGCACAAGACGAGCCCTTTCGGGACAAGGTGCTCAGCTCTGGCTCCATTGCTTTCAGTAAGACATCGAATGCGGTGTTTGTGTAAGAGGAAGAAGTAGGACTACGAGTGGAGGAGATACATTCACTGTGGTCAGTCCTGGTTTTACTTGAcgaagaaccagagtcacattTTGTGTCCAGGAAGTCTAACTCGGTGGGGTCAGAGCCTTCCGATCCCCATCGACGCAGTTCAGATGCGTGCGGCAGAAACAAGGGCTTCTTTGGGGAGACAGAGTCTTCGGATCTAGGGGCCTCGGCAACTACCCCAGGTGTTTCTCCGTTTTGTTTGGTAAACTGCTTCCCATTTTTTACGGGACTAGGATTCTGTTTTTTGTGAGACTCTGAAGCACTCTGAAGAACGGCAAAAGATGACtcttctgtattttgtttatgttttgccTGAAGAGGATTCCTCAGTGGggattttggtatttttttcagGTGATTCTCAGCTACAATCTTTTTTCGTTTCACACCTTTAAGTGACTCTGAAGTTGCTTTAATGCCAGCCTCTAAGATTTctgttaaaacaaattaaaaataacaattggTAAAATGGTATATACACTCTATtcatatttttagaattaataTAATCAGAAGAGCATTATGACAACTGAAGAAGGTAGTTTAAGGAAAGCTTATTTTGGATAAAGCTGTATTGGAACATTCTGGCAACTTTAAGAATACTGGCAATCAAAATCTATTGAAACAATCACACAAAGACCTAAGTGTACATTTCCAGAATGTTGTGTTACTCACTTGACCACCTCTCTCACCAAGGTCCGAGAACCAGATCTTTCAAAAACTAAATTATCCTTCCCCTTCACATTGACAGCCGAGGACTCTACACAACAGTCTGACACCTGCCCCATCCGCAAGAAAATTCAACCTTTTAATGCTGGGTAAGGCAAACTTCTCAGCAAATTTTTAAgagtattgttttaaaatatgcaatattgATATTCTTACAAGAAAAAAGGCTATTatacaatgatttttatttttatttttatttttttttatttttattttttttatatacaatgatttttagaggaaacatacctcagaTGATCATGAGATATTAGCTGGTAGAAGCATGAAGAATTGCTAATAGAGCAATTTTATCGATGAACAAaaactttatgaaaataaaaaaatttacgTATTTGTGGTTCTTCATCAACACAATTTAAAAGTCATAATGCTATAATGGCCcttagtttaaaaagaaaatcaccattttaactgaacaaaatattctttttttttaaagattttatctatttgagagagagacagaatgcatgcgtgagagagaacaagtggggcagagggagagggaaaagcagactccccatcaagcagagagcccaatgtggggctccaggataatgacttgggctgaaggcagacacttaactgactgggcaactcaggtgccccaactgaACAAAATGTCTATGTTTCTTTGTCATTGATGACAAGAAGGGAGATAGAGCTAAAtgctggagggaaggggtgaAACTACCTCCCTTTCTGGTTGTGTTGAAAGTAAATCAGTATTTAAATGGCATCAACCACTCCCAATCTCTGTCAACTATTATATTTTTGAGCAGTGATTACTTGTCATAATTTCATTGGTTTCCATTTGCTGGATCCTTGGGtacacaaacaaaaaattattcaagCTCACATTATTTATTTGTACAAAAGTCAAATACTCTAATTCCTGATTATCTTCAAATAGCGGTTGCAATGCATGTATCTGAAATTCATATTAGACCAAAATGCTTACATCATAATAACCACTTTATATTAACTGAAGAT from Canis aureus isolate CA01 chromosome 37, VMU_Caureus_v.1.0, whole genome shotgun sequence encodes the following:
- the HIVEP1 gene encoding zinc finger protein 40 isoform X2 — its product is MPRTKQIHPRNLRDKIEEAQKELNGAEVSKKEILEAGIKATSESLKGVKRKKIVAENHLKKIPKSPLRNPLQAKHKQNTEESSFAVLQSASESHKKQNPSPVKNGKQFTKQNGETPGVVAEAPRSEDSVSPKKPLFLPHASELRRWGSEGSDPTELDFLDTKCDSGSSSSKTRTDHSECISSTRSPTSSSYTNTAFDVLLKAMEPELSTLSRKGSSCAVKIEKLRPNKTVRPPSQLNNSSTDAPNQTPQEFVSESQPSPCTSYVVHVPATQKNEQATVQSISQSYHQHEHFVSKPNQQNQQLPVCPAFTRSLANLQNQENAKIEQVYHIAVTSSVALTSPSSRTQVTPQNQQMDSASPMSVSPAHSTQSAPLPIYNSTPVASVVNHSVEQMCNLLLKDQKPKKQGKYICEYCNRACAKPSVLLKHIRSHTGERPYPCVTCGFSFKTKSNLYKHKKSHAHTIKLGLVLQPDAGGLFLSQESPKALSIHSDVEDSGESDEEGAADERQNDLASMDLQPVQIMKMISNSEALPKSSSVPSKPDHVVGDFSLQDKASESQAVTELPKVVVHPISVSPLRVDSPKLTDSKAELSSAQKQKDLQGASVLSHSAWTSSLETDEKSRQKGDVSQPEGKQEPHIGTVHAQLQRQQATDCPQEQQGKLLSPRSLGSTDSGYFSRSESADQTASPPTPFARTLPTMEQDSNKNNGPSAPRINTPAPSTLSTNEKALLLPGQMRPPLATKTLEERISKLISDNEALVDDKQLDSVKPRRTSLSRRGSIDSPKSYIFKDSFQFDLKPMGRRTSSSSDIPKSPFTPTEKSKQVFLLSVPSLDCLPITRSNSMPTTGYSAVPASIIPPPHPLRGSQSFDDKIGAFYDDVFVSGPNTSVPQSAHPRTLVRQSAVEDSSASENHLLGTGQSLDESYQGCGATGDTVSARNKSLAPGSHLEKKKSHQGRGTMFECETCRNRYRKLENFENHKKFYCSELHGPKTKVAVRESEHSPVPNSTQPQILHYKVAGSTGVWEQTPQVRKRRKMKSVGDDDELQQHERGASPKSSEGLPFQNSLGPASTLSKHNIAITSDQQHRNIQLQTSQIQLVARGPEQTTDPKPSPISEQHLGSTAQDKTELKRQGTGISVIQHTNSLSRPNSFDKLESFERGSPITFQELNRTGKPGPLKVIGIALEEGLPPQNTPHPHQPVLSSDPLRGELQDGLRKSSNERHVLGQPSRLVRQHNIQVPEILVTEEPDRDLEAQGYDQEKSEKFSWPQRSETLSKLPTEKLPPKKKRLRLAEMEHSSTESSFDSTLSRSLSRESSLSHTSSFSASLDVEDISKTDASSKIDFLNRADFLMIPAGSNTLNVPGTHREMRRAASEQISCMQTSMEVSDFRSKSFDCGSITPPQTTPPVELQPLRSPSGMGVTGHVPLLERRRGPLMRQISLNIAPDSHVSPVNPPSFQTVALPGANTAPFQGPQLTNASLAEFPVNTLHSQTQVKDQRTETSSSSSTNIFPVQQLFGINLLNQIHTPLGHQNTQMSLQVSTQSVKPDANPNLCVSSKSKDCFAPKYQLHCQVFTSSQSCSSSPVLSLPKQVLSDPVGADHRGTSLALPTKLIDAMPNSCAQPPLKLGPLGGQAQKVPTSFALPVHLQSNVPAYCFATVTPLPQILVTQDLSNQPICQANCSMVPISEDQNSMPKLQKDHQNALPNPEKELVCENVFPEMGQNFSPPDSLSITQKMSVGRLSPQQESSASSKRMLSPANSLDIAMEKHQKRAKDENGAVCTTEIRPLEPLSSRPSEVNKQKKPVLVRQVCTTEPLEGVLLEQDIFSQPEISGEALPLTDVLPADHLSSEHSKSLVTEPINELQEFEKVKSSTSLTLTVRNSPIPAGSPSECVDSNQERKSPGVKTQGDKETIQEQSPAATSTLLVSDVGDTQQLSFPSLKTSTNFTWCYLLRQKALHLPQNDQKTSAYTDWTVSASNPNPLGLPTKVALSLLNSKQKTGKSLYCQAITTHSKSDLLVYSSKWKSNLSKRALGNQKSTVVEFSNKDASEINSEQDKENSLIKSEPRRIKIFDGGYKSNEEYVYVRGRGRGKYICEECGIRCKKPSMLKKHIRTHTDVRPYHCTYCNFSFKTKGNLTKHMKSKTHSKKCVDLGVSVGLIDEQDTEESDEKQRFGFERSGYDLEDSDGPDEDDNENEDDDEDSQAESVLSAAPSVTASPQHLPSRSSLQDSGSVEEDIRIADCFSGVHTDPMDVLPRALPTKMTVLSTLQSDQSRKPESPGKTRQQAAKDGEEPTTPVDSSRSPKAAPRSPCHQMSVDYPDSEEILGSSVAGKTITLTQSTGSVRLPPPAAEPGPPAAAGLPSGASPQPDALEQKQQVTLQPPAGLPSPQTHLFSHLPLHSQQQSRTPYNMVPVGGIHVVPAGLTYSTFVPIQAGPMQLTIPAVNVIHRTVGAPGDAVPEVSGPANPTGVAELSGVVPCIPIGQIRVPGLQNLSTPGLQPLPSLSMETVNILGLANTNLAPQVHPPGLALNAVGLQVLTASPSPQGSPTPQAHIPGLQILNIALPTLIPSVSQVPVDAQGAAELPASQSRAREAQPKPAAAVSAQQGGRTTSPQGSPQAQRAPASRVPEAPAPARDHARPDHGCRKMDAAGKAAPGPHGKPAPGPHGKPPPEVPPPSGPLEPPLPGRPEAFPEPPGRRTPSPDRRGPDRRGPRPAVLPRRQAVAQFSDVSSDDDEDRLVIAT
- the HIVEP1 gene encoding zinc finger protein 40 isoform X1, which gives rise to MAPRQHHPGCLPDTWKLGALPAPSAASGGDVPGRRGTAPREAVSDKIEEAQKELNGAEVSKKEILEAGIKATSESLKGVKRKKIVAENHLKKIPKSPLRNPLQAKHKQNTEESSFAVLQSASESHKKQNPSPVKNGKQFTKQNGETPGVVAEAPRSEDSVSPKKPLFLPHASELRRWGSEGSDPTELDFLDTKCDSGSSSSKTRTDHSECISSTRSPTSSSYTNTAFDVLLKAMEPELSTLSRKGSSCAVKIEKLRPNKTVRPPSQLNNSSTDAPNQTPQEFVSESQPSPCTSYVVHVPATQKNEQATVQSISQSYHQHEHFVSKPNQQNQQLPVCPAFTRSLANLQNQENAKIEQVYHIAVTSSVALTSPSSRTQVTPQNQQMDSASPMSVSPAHSTQSAPLPIYNSTPVASVVNHSVEQMCNLLLKDQKPKKQGKYICEYCNRACAKPSVLLKHIRSHTGERPYPCVTCGFSFKTKSNLYKHKKSHAHTIKLGLVLQPDAGGLFLSQESPKALSIHSDVEDSGESDEEGAADERQNDLASMDLQPVQIMKMISNSEALPKSSSVPSKPDHVVGDFSLQDKASESQAVTELPKVVVHPISVSPLRVDSPKLTDSKAELSSAQKQKDLQGASVLSHSAWTSSLETDEKSRQKGDVSQPEGKQEPHIGTVHAQLQRQQATDCPQEQQGKLLSPRSLGSTDSGYFSRSESADQTASPPTPFARTLPTMEQDSNKNNGPSAPRINTPAPSTLSTNEKALLLPGQMRPPLATKTLEERISKLISDNEALVDDKQLDSVKPRRTSLSRRGSIDSPKSYIFKDSFQFDLKPMGRRTSSSSDIPKSPFTPTEKSKQVFLLSVPSLDCLPITRSNSMPTTGYSAVPASIIPPPHPLRGSQSFDDKIGAFYDDVFVSGPNTSVPQSAHPRTLVRQSAVEDSSASENHLLGTGQSLDESYQGCGATGDTVSARNKSLAPGSHLEKKKSHQGRGTMFECETCRNRYRKLENFENHKKFYCSELHGPKTKVAVRESEHSPVPNSTQPQILHYKVAGSTGVWEQTPQVRKRRKMKSVGDDDELQQHERGASPKSSEGLPFQNSLGPASTLSKHNIAITSDQQHRNIQLQTSQIQLVARGPEQTTDPKPSPISEQHLGSTAQDKTELKRQGTGISVIQHTNSLSRPNSFDKLESFERGSPITFQELNRTGKPGPLKVIGIALEEGLPPQNTPHPHQPVLSSDPLRGELQDGLRKSSNERHVLGQPSRLVRQHNIQVPEILVTEEPDRDLEAQGYDQEKSEKFSWPQRSETLSKLPTEKLPPKKKRLRLAEMEHSSTESSFDSTLSRSLSRESSLSHTSSFSASLDVEDISKTDASSKIDFLNRADFLMIPAGSNTLNVPGTHREMRRAASEQISCMQTSMEVSDFRSKSFDCGSITPPQTTPPVELQPLRSPSGMGVTGHVPLLERRRGPLMRQISLNIAPDSHVSPVNPPSFQTVALPGANTAPFQGPQLTNASLAEFPVNTLHSQTQVKDQRTETSSSSSTNIFPVQQLFGINLLNQIHTPLGHQNTQMSLQVSTQSVKPDANPNLCVSSKSKDCFAPKYQLHCQVFTSSQSCSSSPVLSLPKQVLSDPVGADHRGTSLALPTKLIDAMPNSCAQPPLKLGPLGGQAQKVPTSFALPVHLQSNVPAYCFATVTPLPQILVTQDLSNQPICQANCSMVPISEDQNSMPKLQKDHQNALPNPEKELVCENVFPEMGQNFSPPDSLSITQKMSVGRLSPQQESSASSKRMLSPANSLDIAMEKHQKRAKDENGAVCTTEIRPLEPLSSRPSEVNKQKKPVLVRQVCTTEPLEGVLLEQDIFSQPEISGEALPLTDVLPADHLSSEHSKSLVTEPINELQEFEKVKSSTSLTLTVRNSPIPAGSPSECVDSNQERKSPGVKTQGDKETIQEQSPAATSTLLVSDVGDTQQLSFPSLKTSTNFTWCYLLRQKALHLPQNDQKTSAYTDWTVSASNPNPLGLPTKVALSLLNSKQKTGKSLYCQAITTHSKSDLLVYSSKWKSNLSKRALGNQKSTVVEFSNKDASEINSEQDKENSLIKSEPRRIKIFDGGYKSNEEYVYVRGRGRGKYICEECGIRCKKPSMLKKHIRTHTDVRPYHCTYCNFSFKTKGNLTKHMKSKTHSKKCVDLGVSVGLIDEQDTEESDEKQRFGFERSGYDLEDSDGPDEDDNENEDDDEDSQAESVLSAAPSVTASPQHLPSRSSLQDSGSVEEDIRIADCFSGVHTDPMDVLPRALPTKMTVLSTLQSDQSRKPESPGKTRQQAAKDGEEPTTPVDSSRSPKAAPRSPCHQMSVDYPDSEEILGSSVAGKTITLTQSTGSVRLPPPAAEPGPPAAAGLPSGASPQPDALEQKQQVTLQPPAGLPSPQTHLFSHLPLHSQQQSRTPYNMVPVGGIHVVPAGLTYSTFVPIQAGPMQLTIPAVNVIHRTVGAPGDAVPEVSGPANPTGVAELSGVVPCIPIGQIRVPGLQNLSTPGLQPLPSLSMETVNILGLANTNLAPQVHPPGLALNAVGLQVLTASPSPQGSPTPQAHIPGLQILNIALPTLIPSVSQVPVDAQGAAELPASQSRAREAQPKPAAAVSAQQGGRTTSPQGSPQAQRAPASRVPEAPAPARDHARPDHGCRKMDAAGKAAPGPHGKPAPGPHGKPPPEVPPPSGPLEPPLPGRPEAFPEPPGRRTPSPDRRGPDRRGPRPAVLPRRQAVAQFSDVSSDDDEDRLVIAT